A genomic stretch from Helianthus annuus cultivar XRQ/B chromosome 1, HanXRQr2.0-SUNRISE, whole genome shotgun sequence includes:
- the LOC110879664 gene encoding secoisolariciresinol dehydrogenase has translation MASPTRRLEGKVAIITGGASGIGEHTAKVFAEHGAKIVIADVQDQLGQAVCETIGSSNSIYVHCDVTDEEQVKNAVDIAVETYGKLDIMFCNAGITDPNKQRIIDNEKSDFERVLSINVTGVFLSMKHAARVMVPVRSGSIISTASISSNIGGAASHAYCCAKHAVAGLTKNLAVELGQFGIRVNCLSPYAMVTPLATGFVGVGGEALENVMNQLSNLKGVTLRTDDVAKAALFLVSDEAKYISGQNLFIDGGFSIVNPSFNMFKYPESP, from the exons ATGGCAAGCCCTACAAGAAG GCTAGAAGGAAAGGTAGCAATAATAACCGGAGGAGCGAGCGGAATTGGGGAGCATACCGCAAAAGTCTTTGCTGAACATGGGGCAAAAATTGTAATTGCAGATGTGCAAGATCAACTTGGTCAAGCGGTTTGTGAGACCATAGGATCATCAAACTCGATATATGTCCATTGTGACGTAACAGACGAAGAACAAGTGAAAAACGCGGTAGACATTGCAGTTGAAACTTATGGGAAGCTCGATATCATGTTCTGTAATGCAGGGATCACGGATCCTAACAAGCAACGCATCATTGATAATGAAAAAAGTGACTTTGAACGCGTGCTTAGTATCAATGTCACAGGTGTCTTTCTAAGCATGAAACATGCCGCAAGAGTTATGGTTCCAGTACGATCTGGCTCTATAATATCGACGGCTAGCATTTCTTCAAATATTGGTGGTGCGGCCTCACATGCTTATTGTTGTGCAAAGCATGCTGTTGCCGGTTTGACCAAGAATCTAGCGGTTGAACTTGGACAGTTTGGTATTCGAGTCAATTGTTTGTCACCATATGCTATGGTCACACCTTTAGCCACGGGTTTTGTTGGGGTTGGAGGCGAGGCGCTAGAAAATGTGATGAATCAACTTAGCAACCTTAAGGGAGTCACACTTAGAACCGATGATGTTGCTAAGGCTGCCCTTTTTCTTGTGAGTGACGAGGCAAAGTATATTAGCGGACAAAATCTGTTTATTGATGGTGGGTTTAGCATTGTTAATCCATCatttaacatgtttaaatatcCGGAAAGTCCTTAA